In Chthoniobacterales bacterium, a single genomic region encodes these proteins:
- a CDS encoding polymer-forming cytoskeletal protein, with the protein MIDLHNIEITGHSTRIVQTRGTVHIGREGFLNATRVTCGHAFVEGRIAGKVTCDGTLRLRGEGICRAQIRTRRLLIDRGTNLRFLYTIYADEVLLRGEIEADVQCAGRIHIGRHGGLDGDIHSRSLIVDKGGHYAGSVEISTALTEPALVSSPKPAVRVVPGWQPRLSFGWGA; encoded by the coding sequence ATGATCGATCTTCACAACATCGAAATCACCGGGCACAGCACCCGCATCGTGCAAACCCGCGGCACGGTGCACATCGGCCGCGAAGGCTTTCTCAACGCCACCCGCGTCACCTGCGGTCACGCGTTTGTGGAAGGCCGCATTGCCGGCAAGGTCACCTGCGACGGCACCCTGCGCCTGCGCGGCGAGGGCATCTGCCGTGCGCAGATCCGCACCCGCCGTCTCCTGATCGACCGCGGCACCAATCTTCGCTTCCTCTACACGATCTACGCGGATGAAGTCCTCCTTCGCGGAGAGATCGAGGCCGACGTTCAATGCGCCGGCCGCATCCACATCGGTCGCCACGGCGGACTCGATGGCGACATCCATTCCCGATCGCTGATCGTGGACAAGGGCGGCCACTACGCGGGCTCGGTGGAAATTTCCACCGCCCTGACGGAGCCGGCCCTGGTCTCGTCTCCGAAACCCGCCGTGCGCGTGGTTCCCGGCTGGCAGCCCCGCCTGTCCTTCGGCTGGGGCGCCTGA